A genomic region of Cryptococcus gattii WM276 chromosome F, complete sequence contains the following coding sequences:
- a CDS encoding 3' tRNA processing endoribonuclease, putative (Similar to TIGR gene model, INSD accession AAW44154.1) — protein MISTETYQPNWTVRAVTTPTKDTDLCLYVSFDNVRFLFGCGEGTQRAFAQKKIGFSRLGGVFVGSGELKGRGGLPGVLMSACDAGISKIDVIGPPDISQYLATLRSSVIRDTLTVNVTPYPRDVATGTSVKLFESRNITVHGVALVPRLNSSSINEINMVYPPYDPYSATFQPSRLSPSDLQKWCDHVVRDMFQNNAQARLSKRAPSPTPPPTSPRLGSPIGSPKRPRASNVFLAPDGTINAARPDPRAPLPLPSDADVETQMVYICQAPDVRGKFDVAKATALGVPNGPLRGKLTRGESIEVSDPNVEGGTRVVRSEDCLIGGGKGGTLVIVNCTEKTLQALLDCEALRQWQKKTPAREKEGEGGVDVMVHRVPRSVCGDERYQAWMQSFGEKTKHLIANTTPVTDHAVFNSAAWNTLHLSLIEPTIFHPPFLRHPSTSFTSLESTLPSNAAFIHPNDFVKMYPPSPLETFPWHEKDIPFTVTEDQADDAREKVKKEKKEYGEVCEKARNTVRQLDMEKAKAKEMSNGNEQSDDIVVTTLGTGSAIPSKYRNVSSTHLAIPSLGGILLDAGEGTLGQLRRRFGDGLKSVLEEMKMVFVSHMHADHHLGVNAVLEERFRLGITTPLYIVAPYLIALSLQETATWQAPGTEEGLKNVRFLCVERLGERISVDISGEGDSQKIEWTRKAGGGKGRWPFVPLHGFSDSEIQRHYLRQLFVDLGLTSIYVPSVPHRGRAYGLVLEGNPAGKDGVKGKGWKIVYSGDTKPSQKLVEAGKGATLLIHEATLEDDKPEVAAVKGHSTFSQAIDVGREMGAKYILLNHFSQRYPKLPKLPMPTSVAPGVQAPSTSTAEPNGVVDEIATLSTSSTSLEVSTEPIVSISFDFMSLRLGDMWKMSYYMEGLSMLFAEPEDGEDVVEEAQATEGVNAGGKEKKEKEGKKDKGHGKESTIAKGSAGGKGNNTVLAGPALKSKRSLKKEAARAIKAKAEDERVAASMTGVAISGVQKETKEKRARSPGLEGPDRKRRSTDVEESGVEEA, from the exons ATGATCAGTACAGAGACTTATCAGCCGAATTGGACTGTTCGAGCAGTAACCACACCAACAAAAGACACGGACCTCTGTCTATATGTCTCTTTTGATAATGTTCGCTTTTTGTTTGGATGCGGAGAAGGGACCCAAAGAGCATTTGCACAGAAGAAAATCGGCTTCTCGAGACTTGGCGGTGTGTTTGTTGGAAGTGGTGAGCTGAAAGGGAGAGGCGGGTTACCGG GTGTTTTGATGTCTGCATGTGATGCAGGTATTTCCAAGATAGACGTTATTGGCCCTCCAGACATATCTCAGTATTTAGCAACCTTACGGTCGTCTGTAATTCG TGATACTTTGACGGTTAACGTCACTCCTTATCCCAGGGACGTTGCTACTGGCACTTCAGTAAAGCTTTTTGAGTCGAGAAATATAACCGTCCACGGTGTTGCCCTTGTTCCCAGGTTaaactcttcttcaatcaATGAAATCAACATGGTCTATCCTCCGTACGATCCCTACTCTGCCACATTCCAACCGAGCCGCTTATCGCCCTCTGATCTGCAGAAGTGGTGTGATCATGTTGTCCGGGATATGTTTCAAAACAATGCACAAGCTCGTCTTTCTAAACGGGCGCCTTCTCCTACTCCGCCTCCGACATCTCCTCGATTAGGCTCTCCCATTGGCTCGCCCAAGAGACCGCGAGCAAGCAATGTATTTCTAGCGCCGGATGGCACTATAAATGCTGCTCGTCCTGATCCACGAGCTCCGCTGCCCTTACCTTCCGATGCCGATGTTGAAACACAAATGGTGTATATTTGCCAAGCCCCAGATGTTCGGGGTAAATTTGATGTCGCAAAAGCAACCGCTCTTGGAGTACCAAACGGCCCTTTGAGAGGGAAGTTGACAAGGGGTGAGTCGATCGAAGTGTCGGATCCAAATGTGGAAGGTGGGACAAGGGTGGTGAGGTCTGAGGATTGTTTgattggaggaggaaaaggagggaCCCTTGTCATTGTGAACTGTACAGAAAAAACACTACAAGCATTACTTGATTGTGAAGCTTTGCGTCAAtggcagaagaagacgcCAGCTagggaaaaggaaggtGAGGGAGGGGTGGATGTGATGGTACACAGAGTGCCAAGAAGTGTTTGTGGAGACGAACGTTATCAAGCGTGGATGCAATCATTTGGAGAGAAGACGAAA CATCTGATAGCGAATACAACTCCTGTTACCGATCATGCTGTATTCAACTCTGCCGCATGGAACACCCTTCATCTTTCTCTCATCGAGCCTACAATTTTCCACCCACCATTCCTTCGCCATCCTTCTACCTCATTTACCAGCCTTGAATCCACTCTGCCCTCTAATGCTGCCTTCATTCATCCGAATGACTTTGTCAAGATGTATCCGCCTTCCCCACTAGAGACATTCCCGTGGCATGAGAAGGACATACCTTTCACCGTCACCGAAGATCAAGCGGACGATGCAAGGGagaaagtgaagaaagaaaaaaaagagtACGGTGAAGTGTGTGAGAAAGCTAGAAATACAGTGCGACAACTCGACATGGAAAAAGCGAAGGCAAAAGAGATGAGTAACGGGAACGAACAAAGTGACGACATCGTAGTTACAACTCTTGGCACAGGCTCGGCCATCCCTTCCAAATACCGCAACGTCTCCTCAACCCATCTAGCCATACCGTCCCTGGGTGGTATACTTCTTGATGCTGGGGAAGGTACCTTGGGACAGCTAAGGAGAAGGTTCGGCGACGGTTTGAAGAGTGTCTTAGAAGAAATGAAGATGGTATTTGTGAGTCATATGCACGCCGACCATCATTTGGGAGTGAACGCAGTACTGGAAGAGAGATTCAGA CTCGGCATTACTACACCTCTTTACATCGTCGCTCCTTACTTGATCGCTCTGAGCTTACAAGAAACAGCCACTTGGCAAGCTCCGGGAACAGAGGAAGGGCTGAAGAATGTTAGGTTTTTGTGTGTAGAAAGATTAGGTGAAAGGATATCAGTGGATATCTCGGGGGAAGGTGATTCTCAGAAGATCGAGTGGACACGGAAGGCAGGAGGCGGGAAGGGAAGATGGCCATTTGTTCCTTTGCATGGCTTCTCCGA CTCCGAAATCCAGCGGCATTACCTTCGCCAACTATTCGTTGACCTGGGTCTCACCTCCATCTACGTGCCCTCCGTACCTCACCGTGGAAGAGCTTACGGTCTCGTTCTCGAAGGCAACCCTGCTGGAAAGGACGGGGTAAAGGGGAAGGGGTGGAAAATTGTCTACTCTGGCGATACTAAACCCTCACAAAAACTTGTCGAAGCTGGCAAGGGCGCCACACTATTGATTCACGAAGCAACACTTGAGGACGATAAGCCAGAGGTGGCGGCGGTCAAGGGACACAGTACATTCTCGCAGGCGATCGACGTCGGAAGGGA AATGGGAGCCAAGTATATTCTTCTCAACCATTTCTCTCAACGATATCCTAAACTACCAAAGTTGCCCATGCCGACATCTGTCGCGCCTGGCGTCCAAGCcccctccacctccactGCTGAACCAAATGGTGTAGTCGATGAGATTGCCACTTTATCTACCTCTTCAACCAGCTTAGAAGTTTCAACCGAACCTATTGTATCAATCTCATTCGACTTCATGTCCCTTCGTCTGGGTGACATGTGGAAGATGTCCTACTACATGGAAGGATTGTCGATGTTGTTTGCTGAGCcggaagatggagaagatgttGTGGAGGAAGCTCAGGCGACTGAAGGCGTAAATGCAGGtggaaaagagaagaaggagaaggaaggaaagaaggacaagggGCATGGGAAAGAAAGTACGATCGCCAAAGGGAGCGCGGGGGGGAAGGGTAATAATACTGTGTTGGCAGGGCCCGCTTTAAAGTCAAAAAGATCCCTCAAGAAAGAAGCTGCTCGAGCGATCAAGGCGAAAGCGGAAGATGAGCGAGTCGCTGCTTCGATGACTGGAGTAGCGATTAGCGGCGTACAGAAAGAGacgaaggagaagagagcGAGAAGTCCCGGATTGGAAGGGCCTGACCGTAAGAGAAGATCGACGGACGTTGAGGAAAGTGGTGTCGAAGAAGCATGA
- a CDS encoding pre-rRNA processing protein, putative; Nop58p (Similar to TIGR gene model, INSD accession AAW43972.1), producing the protein MLVLTETSVGFVVFKLSSDAKIDNKDLWKEFETPEGANKALKVQAIQRFTSTASAVEDLAAIQDGRLTDSLSKFLLDTVGGADGEKKKKKKKIEEMLVVSDPKLAGTINKTLSIPVLSDSSTQDLYRGIRQQLASLLGGVDQKDLNTMSLGLGHSLSRFKLKFSTDKVDTMVIQAIALLDDLDKEINIYAMRVKEWYGWHFPEMAKIIVDNIAFARVVKAMGFRTNAVTTDFSLLLPEDLEATLKSAAELSMGTEISDSDMAHIHSLCDQVISISEYRTQLSEYLRNRMQAIAPNLTALVGELVGARLISHAGSLMNLAKHPASTVQILGAEKALFRALKTKHDTPKYGLIYHASLIGQAPQKLKGKMARMVATKAALSIRVDALSDADSRSDVSAAEVGISNRVKLESRLRALEHQAGIQSVRKVVSANGQQGRQQPRFEMSGATGSYNAATDNVPLNGDLLPTQPATEQMKEGKDDSKEKKDKKKKRKSEIADAGDVTMDGDADMSMVAGETKEERRARKEAKKAAKAAKKAAEESGDGEKKSKKRRADEDEDGEKKKKKKKKDE; encoded by the exons ATGCTCGTCCTTACAGAGACATCCGTCGGCTTCGTCGTCTTCAAGCTTAGCAGTGATGCCAAGATTGACAACAAGGACCTTTGGAAGGAGTTTGAGACACCCGAGGGTGCCAACAAGGC TTTGAAGGTCCAAGCCATTCAAAGATTTACATCCACAGCATCTGCCGTTGAAGATCTCGCCGCTATCCAAGACGGACGATTGACAGACTCTCTCTCCAAGTTTTTGCTTGACACTGTTGGCGGTGCCGATGGcgaaaagaagaagaagaagaagaagattgaggaGATGTTGGTTGTCTCTGATCCCAAGTTGG CCGGTACCATCAACAAAACTCTCTCCATCCCCGTCCTCTCTGACTCCTCCACCCAGGACCTCTACCGTGGTATCCGTCAACAGCTCGCCTCTCTTCTCGGCGGCGTTGACCAGAAAGATCTCAACACCATGTCTCTTGGTCTTGGTCACTCTCTTTCCCGGTTCAAGCTTAAGTTCTCCACCGACAAGGTCGACACTATGGTTATCCAGGCTATCGCTTTGCTCGACGATTTGGACAAGGAGATTAACATATACGCCATGAGGGTTAAGGAGTGGTACGGATGGCATTTCCCTGAAATGGCCAAGATCATCGTCGACAACATTGCTTTCGCACGTGTTGTGAAGGCCATGG GCTTCCGAACTAACGCCGTTACCACCGacttctctctcctccttcctgAAGACCTCGAAGCTACCCTTAAATCTGCCGCCGAGCTCTCTATGGGTACTGAAATCTCCGATTCCGACATGGCCCACATCCACTCTCTCTGTGACCAAgtcatctccatctccgaATACCGCACCCAGCTCTCCGAATACCTCCGCAACCGTATGCAAGCCATCGCTCCCAACCTTACCGCCCTTGTCGGCGAGCTCGTTGGTGCCCGATTGATCAGCCACGCCGGTAGCTTGATGAACCTTGCCAAGCACCCCGCCAGTACCGTCCAAATTCTCGGTGCCGAGAAGGCCCTCTTCCGAGCGCTTAAGACCAAGCACGATACCCCTAAATACGGTCTCATCTACCACGCCTCCCTCATTGGCCAAGCTCCTCAAAAACTCAAGGGTAAGATGGCCCGTATGGTTGCTACCAAGGCTGCTCTCTCAATCCGTGTCGACGCCCTTTCCGACGCCGACTCTCGATCAGACGTCTCTGCTGCCGAGGTTGGTATCTCCAACCGAGTCAAGCTCGAATCCAGGCTCCGTGCTTTGGAGCACCAAGCTGGTATCCAAAGTGTGCGCAAGGTCGTGAGCGCCAATGGCCAGCAAGGAAGGCAACAGCCCAGGTTCGAAATGAGCGGCGCTACTGGTTCCTACAACGCTGCCACCGACAATGTTCCTCTCAACGGTGACCTCCTTCCCACCCAACCTGCCACCGAGCAAAtgaaggaaggaaaggacgacagcaaggagaagaaggacaagaagaagaagaggaagagcgaGATTGCTGACGCTGGTGACGTCACCATGGACGGTGACGCGGATATGAGCATGGTCGCTGGTGAAAccaaggaggagaggagagcGAGGAAGGAGGCTAAGAAGGCT GCCAAGGCCGCGAAGAAGGCTGCCGAGGAGTCTGGCGATGGCGAGAAGAAGTCCAAGAAGAGACGAGCggacgaggatgaggatggcgagaagaagaaaaagaagaagaagaaggacgagTAG